From a region of the Verrucomicrobiia bacterium genome:
- the trpB gene encoding tryptophan synthase subunit beta, which translates to MNHPVAETVPDAQGHFGPYGGRYVPETLMHPLQELEAEYFRSQQDPEFQREFQYYLREFCGRPTPLYFAERLTRELGGAKIYLKREDLLHTGAHKINNAIGQILLARRMGKTRIIAETGAGQHGVATATVSAMFGLKCVIYMGAVDCERQALNVYRMKMLGADVVPVHAGQKTLKEAVNEAMRDWVTNVRSTHYILGTAYGAHPYPVMVRNFQRVIGDEARRQILEKEQRLPDALVACVGGGSNAIGLFYPFIGDTSVRLIGVEAGGLGIQPEKHAARFQGGSLGVLQGTRSYILQDDCGQIQSTHSVSAGLDYAAVGPEHAYLRDAHRAEYTFATDEQALEAFMKLARLEGIIPALESSHAIAEVLRRAPGMGKDSILIANLSGRGDKDVSQVAAKVGLEMPK; encoded by the coding sequence ATGAACCATCCTGTTGCTGAAACTGTTCCGGACGCCCAGGGGCATTTCGGTCCCTACGGCGGCCGCTACGTTCCGGAAACTCTGATGCACCCGCTCCAGGAACTGGAAGCGGAATATTTTCGTTCGCAGCAGGACCCGGAATTCCAGCGCGAGTTTCAGTATTACCTCCGCGAGTTCTGCGGCCGCCCGACGCCGTTGTATTTTGCCGAACGGCTCACGCGCGAACTCGGCGGCGCAAAGATCTACCTGAAGCGCGAAGACCTGCTCCACACGGGCGCGCACAAAATCAACAACGCCATCGGTCAGATCCTGCTCGCCAGGCGCATGGGCAAGACGCGGATCATCGCCGAAACCGGCGCGGGCCAGCATGGAGTCGCCACGGCAACCGTGAGCGCCATGTTTGGCTTGAAGTGCGTGATCTACATGGGAGCGGTCGATTGCGAACGGCAGGCACTGAACGTGTACCGCATGAAGATGCTGGGGGCCGACGTCGTTCCAGTGCATGCGGGCCAGAAGACGCTGAAGGAGGCCGTGAACGAGGCGATGCGCGACTGGGTCACGAACGTCCGCAGCACGCATTATATTCTCGGCACCGCGTACGGCGCTCATCCTTATCCTGTCATGGTGCGGAATTTCCAGCGCGTGATTGGAGACGAAGCGCGGCGGCAGATTCTCGAAAAAGAGCAGCGCCTTCCAGACGCACTTGTGGCCTGCGTCGGCGGAGGATCGAATGCCATCGGTTTGTTTTACCCGTTCATTGGAGACACCTCCGTTCGCTTGATCGGAGTGGAGGCCGGCGGTCTCGGCATTCAGCCTGAGAAGCATGCCGCGCGATTCCAGGGCGGCTCGCTTGGCGTATTGCAGGGAACCCGCAGCTACATCCTGCAGGACGACTGCGGCCAGATTCAATCGACGCATAGTGTCAGCGCTGGACTTGATTATGCCGCGGTCGGACCTGAGCACGCCTACCTGCGTGATGCGCATCGTGCCGAATACACCTTCGCCACCGACGAGCAGGCGCTGGAAGCGTTCATGAAACTGGCCCGGCTTGAGGGAATCATTCCCGCCCTGGAGAGTTCCCACGCGATCGCTGAAGTCCTCCGCCGCGCGCCAGGCATGGGCAAGGATTCAATCCTGATCGCCAACCTCTCCGGCCGCGGCGACAAGGACGTCTCGCAAGTCGCGGCAAAAGTTGGTCTCGAGATGCCAAAGTAA
- a CDS encoding phosphoribosylanthranilate isomerase, whose product MSVKVKICGITSAADAFAAAEAGADAIGLMFYEKSPRYVCVSEAAAIVRNLPPFVLKVGVFVDPPEDLVFQAITECGLNVVQFHGNESPEFCVQFGVMSIKAFRVRDADSLKQLADYPTDAWLLDAFSEKSIGGTGEQFNWDLALQAKQWGRLIFLAGGLTPKNVGDAVTRVQPFAVDVSSGVESAPGVKDHVKVREFIRAAKGEPA is encoded by the coding sequence ATGTCCGTAAAAGTCAAAATCTGCGGGATCACGAGCGCCGCCGACGCGTTTGCCGCGGCGGAGGCGGGGGCCGACGCCATTGGCCTGATGTTCTACGAAAAAAGCCCGCGCTATGTGTGCGTCAGCGAAGCCGCAGCGATCGTTCGCAACCTGCCTCCATTCGTGCTGAAGGTGGGCGTCTTTGTTGACCCGCCGGAGGATCTCGTCTTCCAGGCGATCACCGAGTGCGGCCTGAACGTCGTGCAGTTTCACGGCAACGAATCGCCTGAGTTCTGCGTTCAATTCGGAGTGATGAGCATCAAGGCCTTTCGTGTGCGTGATGCCGATTCCCTGAAGCAACTCGCTGATTATCCAACGGACGCCTGGTTGTTGGACGCGTTTTCAGAAAAGAGCATTGGCGGTACGGGCGAGCAGTTTAACTGGGATCTTGCCCTGCAGGCGAAACAGTGGGGGCGCCTGATTTTTCTTGCAGGCGGCCTGACACCAAAGAACGTCGGTGACGCCGTGACGCGCGTGCAACCCTTTGCCGTGGACGTTTCGAGCGGCGTGGAATCCGCACCGGGCGTGAAGGATCACGTGAAAGTTCGCGAGTTCATCCGCGCAGCCAAGGGAGAGCCGGCGTAG
- a CDS encoding glycosylase, with amino-acid sequence METLSCSRERNLLVNTALLLMLLASGTSNAAETNGVSPVEMQAIYEEVRTPCKYGVVLEPPPGKKVDCPNVFRAGDRWYMMYVLLENSPEGYTTQLAESTNLLHWQPLGTILNRGGTNTWDHANAGGGVALFDTKWGGSNTLLQYEGQYWLSYLGGELFGYEKTPLAIGLGYTSDPSRPEPWRKLPKPVLRADDADARPQEKETLYKSYIFRDEHRTLGAPFVMFYNAKPNRGSEQIFAATSHDMKTWKRFGSGTALENLPPAGARHGVISGDPQVVRMNDLWVMFYFGAFWKEGAFDTFAASRDLVNWTKWDGEDLVKPSEPFDTPFAHKPWLIKHDGVVYHFYCAVGGKNHHRTIALATSRDLRPKP; translated from the coding sequence ATGGAAACTTTAAGCTGTTCGCGTGAGCGGAACCTGCTGGTGAACACAGCGCTCTTGTTGATGTTGCTGGCGTCAGGCACAAGCAACGCCGCCGAAACCAATGGCGTTTCGCCGGTCGAAATGCAGGCAATTTATGAGGAGGTAAGAACGCCGTGCAAATACGGCGTTGTTCTCGAGCCGCCTCCTGGAAAAAAGGTTGATTGCCCAAACGTGTTCCGCGCGGGAGACCGCTGGTACATGATGTATGTGCTGCTTGAGAACTCGCCTGAAGGTTACACCACGCAACTGGCGGAAAGCACGAACCTGCTGCATTGGCAGCCCCTCGGCACCATCCTGAATCGTGGCGGCACGAATACATGGGATCATGCCAATGCGGGCGGAGGCGTCGCGCTCTTCGACACCAAGTGGGGCGGCAGCAATACGCTTCTTCAATACGAAGGGCAGTATTGGCTCTCCTATCTTGGCGGCGAATTGTTCGGATACGAAAAAACGCCGCTCGCGATCGGCCTGGGCTACACAAGCGATCCCTCGCGTCCGGAGCCGTGGCGAAAGCTTCCGAAGCCCGTTCTGAGGGCGGACGATGCCGATGCACGCCCGCAGGAAAAAGAGACGCTGTATAAGAGTTACATTTTTCGGGATGAACACCGGACGCTGGGCGCACCGTTTGTAATGTTTTACAACGCCAAGCCGAATCGCGGCAGCGAACAGATATTTGCCGCGACCTCGCACGACATGAAAACATGGAAGCGGTTCGGCTCAGGCACTGCGTTGGAGAATCTTCCGCCAGCGGGCGCGCGCCATGGCGTGATCAGCGGGGATCCGCAAGTGGTGCGCATGAATGATCTCTGGGTGATGTTCTATTTTGGTGCGTTTTGGAAGGAGGGTGCCTTCGACACGTTTGCGGCTTCGCGCGACCTGGTGAACTGGACCAAATGGGACGGCGAGGATCTCGTCAAGCCAAGCGAGCCGTTCGACACGCCGTTTGCGCACAAGCCATGGCTCATCAAGCATGATGGAGTGGTGTACCATTTCTACTGCGCGGTCGGCGGCAAGAATCACCATCGCACCATTGCCCTGGCAACGTCGCGCGACCTTCGTCCGAAACCTTGA
- a CDS encoding Gfo/Idh/MocA family oxidoreductase, with protein sequence MNKKMSWQPDWSRRRFLSRSAAAAAAAVAAPMIVPARVLGLEGGVAPSNRITIGFIGTGRQAFYANIPALLNENDAQCVAVCDVDSWRMGQARKQIEEFYAAKQEGTYRGCATFRDWRELIARKDIDAVMISTPDHWHVIQAIAAARAGKSISCEKPLTRSIAEGRKLCDVVKETKVVFRTDSEYRSRKFFFNAIQAVRNGRIGKLQRVITATPRDPTLEPQPAMPVPEELDYDMWLGPAPEAPYTEQRVHTRHNTGKRPGWICIRDYADGMIANWGAHLNDMALWAMNLEHTGPVEVRGSGKFPPRENLWNVVIDFEVTYRFANGMDLICKTDPKPFVRYEGTDGWIQVNDSGSVEASDKALIRWTPGPDDLHLTYKRSEKRDFLDAVKAGTQPLYDVEAGHRNTSLCHLALAAMETGRPLKWDPTAEKVIGDEAAEKLLAPKPYRDAWKL encoded by the coding sequence ATGAACAAAAAGATGTCGTGGCAGCCGGACTGGAGCCGGCGCCGTTTTCTATCCCGCTCCGCCGCCGCAGCGGCTGCCGCCGTCGCTGCCCCGATGATTGTTCCCGCCCGCGTGCTTGGCCTCGAGGGAGGAGTCGCTCCGAGCAATCGGATTACGATCGGCTTCATTGGCACGGGGCGTCAGGCGTTCTACGCAAACATTCCCGCGTTGCTCAACGAGAACGATGCGCAATGCGTTGCCGTGTGCGATGTGGATTCGTGGCGCATGGGCCAGGCGCGAAAACAGATCGAGGAATTCTACGCTGCAAAGCAGGAAGGAACCTACAGGGGTTGCGCCACATTCCGCGACTGGCGGGAGCTGATCGCGCGCAAGGATATCGATGCAGTGATGATCTCGACGCCCGACCATTGGCACGTCATCCAGGCCATCGCTGCAGCGCGCGCTGGCAAGTCGATCAGTTGCGAGAAGCCGTTGACGCGCAGCATTGCTGAAGGACGCAAGCTTTGCGACGTCGTGAAGGAGACCAAAGTGGTTTTTCGAACAGATAGCGAATACCGCTCCCGCAAGTTCTTCTTCAACGCTATTCAGGCAGTTCGCAACGGCAGGATCGGCAAGCTGCAGCGCGTCATCACCGCCACCCCGCGCGATCCAACGCTGGAACCGCAGCCGGCGATGCCTGTGCCCGAGGAACTCGACTACGACATGTGGCTGGGACCTGCACCCGAGGCCCCCTATACCGAGCAACGCGTTCATACGCGGCATAACACGGGAAAACGGCCCGGCTGGATTTGTATTCGGGATTATGCGGACGGGATGATTGCGAACTGGGGAGCGCACTTGAATGACATGGCGCTTTGGGCAATGAACCTTGAGCACACAGGGCCTGTTGAAGTGCGGGGAAGCGGCAAGTTCCCGCCGCGGGAGAATCTCTGGAACGTGGTGATCGACTTCGAAGTGACCTATCGCTTTGCGAATGGAATGGATCTGATTTGCAAAACCGACCCGAAGCCTTTTGTGCGGTATGAAGGGACGGATGGATGGATTCAGGTCAACGACTCAGGCTCCGTTGAAGCGAGCGACAAGGCGCTGATTCGATGGACACCTGGCCCGGACGATTTGCACCTGACCTACAAGAGAAGTGAAAAGCGGGACTTCCTCGACGCTGTAAAAGCGGGAACACAACCGCTCTACGACGTGGAGGCGGGGCATCGCAACACAAGCCTGTGTCATCTCGCGCTGGCCGCGATGGAAACAGGCCGGCCGCTGAAGTGGGATCCGACCGCGGAAAAGGTGATTGGCGATGAGGCAGCGGAAAAGCTGCTGGCTCCCAAACCGTATCGAGATGCATGGAAACTTTAA
- a CDS encoding DUF4450 domain-containing protein, whose protein sequence is MHTPIGTRGLRLGAPWVRSACGRRSSGRFTVLLHGILSLLVVCRPTPAAERPPEQETHGLTPILENMIDRPLRYTPQGTDFVITNGTEYFNRPLYAANAPFRIDGGDRPEFSLYLPGRGGNLRLGWIANGAAAWLDQSSNIVARYRPGSLIYDVTDSSGKHVARLTVLPLKDARGLVGRVEPGSSIQNGTEWVLAFGGVNGMRGRRSGDIGCENLPISQFFQLRPEQCRDDRITPGNGVFITHGRPGAIAGVLPLSRAVIADANHWSSLSSLLQNTNAANIENQLAVLRRNAQSQAAFHFVLRQVETNSAPRDVAQTDEASLARLFAEAEEHRKRIAERVRVETPDPFINAAAAALNIAADGVWDARQESFMHGAVAWRNRLLGWRGMYSGDALGWHERTRRHFDGFARQQNTNAIPEIIPPADASANLSRSEAALHSNGNMTRNHYDMNLVAVDAFFRHLLWTGDLEFAARMWPVIERHFAWERRLFRREFGSDRLPLYEAYAAIWASDDLAYNGGGSTHGSAYNYFHQRMAARVAARLGKDAAPFNREADLIRQAMRRELWLPERGWFAEWKDLLGLQLVHPNAAAWTFYHTIDSAVPSAEEAWQMSRFAQKEITKIPVRGPGVPEGAHTQPTTTWMPYSWSLNNVVLSEVQHTALAHWQAGRRDAAMPLFKGALLDSMFLGLCPGNVGMSTFYDAYRRESQRDFADGVGSLSRALVEGLFGVQPDLLQGEVRVRPGFPGDWQFARMDHPDFTIRFERDGTREHYVFHSRFAKPVKLRLHAPALRDQATVTCNGRQLSWKPIETAIGTPAIEIETEAGSAHAVTIDWNGGGIRHMQGPAIAALQSEYRAANGPRVISLSDPQDALHDEGFEGSTVSGRVAGTIGHRTVFALVEQGKLRWREPLEFEVRPAWEIVGSVVQRPGELRFRLRNNTPDPLSRAVSCEAGDETVRLQVPVGAFAESDEIVLSAKRLVPGANLVSVKISDSLTVSNSVVNWRLDAAADSRFEAVDLAAVFNDRVSQIFKNEYLSPRSPFCSLAVPKQGIGSWCHPADQFDIDDSGLRALAGSNEGVLRLPNGVPLRTPSQDGARNVLFTSQWDNYPSEAAVGLSGKASHAYLLMAGSSSPMQSRFDNGEVVVAYTDGSVERLPLRNPDNWWLIDQDYFIDDFAFRRDEPIPPRVVLKTGQVRVTDPVEFKGRGRTVAGGAATVLDLPLNPAKELKSLTVRALANEVVIGLMSVTLAR, encoded by the coding sequence ATGCATACACCTATTGGAACGCGCGGTTTACGCCTCGGCGCCCCATGGGTTCGAAGCGCGTGCGGCAGACGGAGCTCCGGCCGGTTTACGGTACTGCTGCATGGAATACTTTCGCTGCTGGTTGTCTGCCGTCCCACGCCAGCCGCAGAGCGGCCACCTGAGCAGGAGACGCATGGACTCACGCCAATCCTCGAAAACATGATCGATCGTCCGCTGCGCTACACCCCGCAGGGAACGGATTTCGTGATCACCAACGGAACAGAGTATTTCAATCGCCCGTTGTATGCCGCCAACGCGCCGTTCCGGATCGATGGCGGCGATCGCCCGGAATTTTCGCTTTACCTTCCAGGCCGCGGGGGAAATTTGCGTTTGGGCTGGATCGCAAATGGCGCCGCAGCTTGGCTGGACCAAAGTTCCAATATCGTCGCGCGGTATCGGCCTGGATCCCTGATCTACGATGTCACCGACTCATCGGGGAAACACGTTGCGCGGTTAACGGTCCTGCCGCTGAAGGATGCGCGCGGGTTGGTTGGACGCGTTGAGCCGGGATCATCGATTCAAAACGGAACCGAATGGGTCCTCGCATTCGGCGGGGTGAATGGAATGCGGGGCAGGCGAAGCGGGGACATCGGCTGCGAAAACCTTCCCATAAGCCAGTTCTTTCAGTTGCGCCCGGAACAGTGTCGTGATGACAGGATCACGCCTGGCAACGGGGTGTTCATCACGCACGGGCGGCCGGGAGCCATTGCAGGCGTGCTGCCTCTTTCGCGCGCCGTCATTGCCGATGCGAACCATTGGTCGTCGCTGTCTTCGCTCCTGCAGAATACGAATGCAGCGAACATCGAGAATCAATTGGCAGTGCTCAGACGAAACGCTCAATCGCAAGCTGCCTTTCACTTCGTCCTGCGCCAGGTGGAAACCAATTCGGCGCCGCGTGACGTGGCACAAACTGACGAAGCTTCGCTCGCGAGATTATTCGCTGAAGCCGAGGAGCATCGCAAACGCATCGCAGAACGCGTGCGGGTTGAAACTCCCGATCCCTTCATCAACGCGGCGGCGGCGGCGTTGAACATCGCGGCGGACGGCGTGTGGGATGCGCGCCAGGAATCCTTCATGCATGGCGCTGTTGCGTGGCGCAATCGGTTGCTGGGCTGGCGCGGCATGTACTCGGGTGACGCATTGGGCTGGCACGAACGGACGCGCCGCCACTTCGACGGGTTCGCGCGGCAGCAGAATACCAACGCGATACCTGAAATAATTCCTCCTGCCGACGCATCGGCCAATTTGTCCCGAAGCGAAGCGGCGTTGCACAGCAATGGCAACATGACGCGCAACCACTACGACATGAACCTCGTGGCTGTGGACGCGTTCTTTCGCCACCTGCTGTGGACGGGTGATTTGGAATTCGCGGCGCGGATGTGGCCTGTGATTGAACGCCATTTCGCCTGGGAAAGGCGGTTGTTCCGGCGTGAGTTTGGATCAGATCGGCTCCCGCTTTACGAAGCTTATGCGGCGATCTGGGCGAGCGACGATCTTGCCTACAACGGCGGAGGTTCGACGCATGGTTCAGCGTATAATTATTTTCATCAACGCATGGCTGCGCGTGTTGCGGCACGGCTTGGAAAAGATGCAGCGCCTTTCAATCGCGAAGCCGATCTCATCAGGCAGGCCATGCGGCGTGAACTCTGGCTGCCGGAACGCGGCTGGTTTGCTGAGTGGAAGGATTTGCTCGGGCTTCAACTCGTTCACCCAAATGCTGCGGCTTGGACTTTCTATCACACGATCGATTCCGCGGTGCCTTCAGCTGAAGAGGCGTGGCAGATGAGCCGGTTTGCGCAAAAGGAGATCACGAAGATTCCCGTGCGGGGACCCGGCGTTCCCGAAGGTGCGCATACGCAACCGACCACCACGTGGATGCCTTACAGTTGGTCGCTGAACAACGTGGTGCTGTCCGAAGTCCAGCACACCGCGCTCGCACACTGGCAGGCAGGAAGGCGGGATGCCGCGATGCCGCTCTTCAAAGGCGCGTTGCTCGACAGCATGTTCCTCGGCCTCTGCCCGGGGAACGTTGGAATGAGCACCTTCTACGACGCATACCGCCGCGAATCGCAACGCGACTTTGCTGATGGCGTTGGCAGTCTTTCTCGAGCGCTTGTGGAAGGATTGTTTGGCGTGCAGCCAGACCTGCTGCAGGGCGAGGTTCGTGTGCGCCCAGGTTTCCCTGGCGATTGGCAATTCGCCCGTATGGACCATCCCGATTTCACGATTCGTTTCGAGCGGGATGGGACCCGCGAGCACTACGTCTTTCATTCGCGTTTCGCAAAGCCCGTGAAACTGCGACTGCACGCACCCGCTTTGCGCGATCAGGCCACTGTCACATGCAATGGCAGACAGCTTTCCTGGAAGCCAATTGAAACCGCAATCGGCACTCCAGCAATCGAAATTGAAACCGAAGCGGGCTCCGCGCACGCAGTGACGATCGACTGGAACGGCGGAGGTATCCGCCACATGCAAGGACCTGCGATCGCCGCGTTGCAATCCGAATATCGCGCTGCAAATGGGCCGCGCGTCATCAGCCTCTCTGACCCTCAAGACGCGTTGCACGACGAAGGGTTCGAAGGCTCGACTGTTTCTGGAAGAGTCGCCGGCACGATTGGACATCGCACCGTCTTTGCACTGGTTGAGCAGGGGAAACTGCGATGGCGCGAGCCGCTCGAATTCGAAGTGCGGCCGGCTTGGGAGATTGTGGGTTCGGTCGTTCAACGTCCTGGTGAACTTCGGTTTCGACTGCGCAACAACACACCAGACCCGCTGAGCCGCGCGGTCTCGTGCGAGGCCGGAGATGAAACCGTGCGACTGCAGGTGCCAGTCGGCGCATTCGCGGAATCCGATGAAATTGTGCTTTCAGCGAAACGCCTTGTTCCCGGCGCGAATCTCGTCTCAGTGAAGATTTCTGATTCGCTGACCGTCAGTAACAGCGTGGTGAACTGGCGACTGGATGCTGCGGCGGATTCCCGTTTCGAGGCGGTGGATCTTGCCGCGGTTTTCAACGACCGCGTGTCACAAATCTTCAAGAACGAATACCTTTCGCCGCGCTCGCCGTTCTGTTCGCTCGCCGTTCCCAAGCAAGGCATCGGCAGCTGGTGTCATCCCGCTGATCAGTTCGATATCGACGATTCCGGCTTGCGCGCCCTGGCGGGTTCGAATGAAGGCGTCCTCCGTTTGCCGAACGGTGTTCCCCTGCGAACGCCTTCTCAGGACGGCGCTCGCAATGTGCTTTTCACGTCACAGTGGGACAACTATCCGAGTGAAGCCGCGGTTGGGCTCAGCGGGAAGGCATCGCACGCGTATCTGTTGATGGCGGGTTCGTCGAGCCCGATGCAAAGCCGGTTCGACAATGGTGAAGTGGTGGTGGCCTACACGGACGGCTCAGTGGAGCGCTTGCCGCTGCGAAACCCGGACAACTGGTGGTTGATCGACCAGGATTATTTCATTGATGACTTTGCGTTTCGCCGTGACGAACCCATTCCTCCGCGAGTGGTGTTGAAGACCGGGCAGGTGCGTGTTACCGATCCTGTGGAATTCAAAGGACGCGGTCGCACCGTGGCGGGCGGCGCCGCAACCGTGCTCGACCTTCCGCTGAATCCCGCGAAGGAATTGAAGTCACTGACGGTTCGCGCGCTCGCGAACGAAGTGGTCATTGGCCTCATGAGTGTAACCCTCGCGCGTTAA
- a CDS encoding response regulator, with amino-acid sequence MNQTSLFRRKKVLLVEDQVELLELLRIHFKEEGFATATAVDGLEAVRKARSIQPDLIVLDVILPELDGFAVCELLKKHEGTRSIPIIMVSGLSGQLPRCAGIEAGATDFVAKPVTPAHLVSRVRQIFEQQAAAEAAVPA; translated from the coding sequence ATGAATCAAACGAGTCTATTCAGGCGGAAAAAGGTCCTGCTGGTGGAGGATCAGGTGGAGCTCTTGGAACTCCTGCGCATCCATTTCAAGGAGGAGGGATTCGCCACGGCGACTGCGGTCGATGGCCTCGAAGCCGTGCGCAAGGCGCGCAGCATTCAACCCGACCTGATTGTGTTGGATGTCATTCTTCCTGAACTGGATGGGTTTGCTGTATGCGAACTGCTGAAGAAGCACGAAGGCACGCGAAGCATACCGATCATCATGGTCAGCGGCCTGAGCGGGCAACTGCCTCGTTGTGCCGGGATCGAAGCCGGCGCGACGGACTTTGTCGCGAAACCAGTCACTCCCGCACACCTTGTATCCAGAGTGAGACAGATTTTCGAACAGCAGGCTGCGGCGGAAGCGGCTGTCCCTGCCTGA
- a CDS encoding DUF6600 domain-containing protein produces the protein MKTKILWKWSFGMALAFLPFLGCGQKTPPPSPVVVQNTAPLAGIAANTNSTAVELPDVDESEAAPEGESLENAPAQIVAPAEIPAENLSRAAAEIVKLAQAGLDEAVMMAFVTNSTNTFRLSSDNLVYLNDIGVPGTVITAMIQRDQAAGISTSEAETVMPAAAPTNQPTYVAGAPTPYSMEAPAATAPVDVPSAPVIQAPAESQVNVAYTYFYDSLAPYGSWINVQGYGLCWRPTAVAADPGWQPYLHRGRWLYTDAGWYWASDYTWGWAPFHYGRWFRHSNWGWCWAPDTVWGPSWVSWRYTPDYCGWAPLPPSAYYRPGYGFSYYGRSVGIGFGFGLSANYYCFVPTRNFHGRHIHHHRLPHHRERELYRHTRPLQRYDRDERNRVVNRGIPVEHVRAASRSDIRPIPIRETDRPTPARLERQRDNTPRLAVYRPEMPQPERNGRLVGEGIRPAPIRIQPRTVDNPRGEGAVPTPARTGREAGRGPARDGNGNGAANAVPRNAVRTRDISPRERPQVADTPAPAGSVTTPVRVAPQGRDGQVSNLRGNNRPENPIAAPPPPTQAVQPSVTPNQPTERTVVRPRNPGWAARTATPQPASPSATPGPTPTPTVQPRPQTQAERGVSPQANPLPRMNPGAASPQPGPTRQAPMVRQLQSAPAPAPAPNPVHNQGPAIRRSVSQPAVTPRAFNPAPAPTPAPRQEIRTAPRVMEQPRAVSPRMEVPAPRVSPPPQMQLAPRQVVTPQPRPSPQPRQAPQTQPGNRGEGRRNR, from the coding sequence ATGAAAACAAAAATCCTTTGGAAATGGAGTTTCGGAATGGCCCTGGCCTTCCTCCCATTCCTGGGCTGCGGCCAGAAGACCCCACCTCCAAGCCCTGTGGTGGTTCAAAACACAGCTCCTCTGGCAGGCATCGCCGCAAACACTAATTCCACTGCGGTTGAATTGCCGGATGTGGACGAATCCGAGGCAGCGCCTGAAGGCGAGTCGCTCGAGAATGCGCCTGCCCAAATTGTCGCCCCTGCGGAAATTCCTGCCGAGAACCTTTCCCGAGCGGCCGCGGAGATCGTCAAGCTCGCGCAGGCAGGATTGGACGAAGCGGTGATGATGGCGTTCGTAACGAACTCGACAAACACCTTTCGGCTCTCTTCTGACAATCTGGTTTACCTGAACGACATCGGCGTTCCAGGAACCGTGATCACCGCCATGATCCAGCGGGATCAGGCTGCAGGCATCAGCACCAGCGAGGCAGAAACTGTGATGCCCGCAGCAGCCCCCACGAATCAACCCACTTACGTCGCTGGTGCGCCGACTCCCTATTCGATGGAGGCCCCGGCAGCGACTGCTCCCGTTGATGTTCCTTCCGCTCCTGTTATCCAGGCGCCCGCAGAATCACAGGTGAATGTCGCTTACACCTACTTCTACGATTCGCTGGCGCCGTACGGATCATGGATCAATGTTCAAGGCTACGGGCTCTGCTGGCGGCCGACGGCAGTCGCAGCCGATCCCGGGTGGCAGCCTTACCTGCATCGGGGCCGCTGGTTGTATACGGACGCAGGATGGTATTGGGCTTCTGATTACACCTGGGGCTGGGCGCCATTTCATTACGGTCGATGGTTTCGGCACAGCAACTGGGGCTGGTGCTGGGCGCCTGATACGGTCTGGGGTCCTTCCTGGGTCAGCTGGCGGTACACGCCGGATTACTGCGGATGGGCTCCTTTGCCGCCCTCGGCTTATTATCGTCCTGGTTACGGCTTCAGCTATTACGGCCGTTCGGTCGGGATCGGATTCGGGTTTGGCCTTTCTGCCAATTACTATTGTTTCGTTCCCACGCGCAATTTCCATGGCCGGCACATTCACCATCACCGTCTGCCTCACCATCGCGAACGGGAGCTTTATCGCCATACGCGGCCGCTTCAACGGTATGACCGCGACGAACGCAACCGCGTCGTGAATCGCGGAATTCCGGTTGAACATGTCCGCGCTGCTTCACGCAGTGACATTCGCCCCATTCCGATTCGGGAGACCGATCGTCCGACCCCTGCGCGGTTGGAACGGCAGCGAGACAACACGCCAAGGCTCGCGGTATACCGCCCTGAGATGCCCCAACCCGAGCGCAACGGCAGATTGGTCGGCGAAGGCATCCGCCCCGCTCCCATCAGGATCCAGCCTCGCACTGTCGACAACCCGCGAGGAGAAGGCGCTGTTCCGACACCCGCCCGCACCGGCAGAGAAGCAGGCCGGGGACCTGCGCGCGATGGCAACGGCAACGGTGCGGCAAACGCGGTTCCCAGAAATGCAGTCCGGACGCGGGACATTTCTCCGAGGGAGCGCCCGCAGGTTGCTGATACTCCGGCGCCTGCTGGAAGTGTTACAACGCCGGTGCGTGTCGCGCCGCAGGGCCGGGATGGACAAGTCTCGAATTTGCGCGGGAACAATCGCCCTGAAAATCCAATCGCGGCGCCCCCCCCGCCCACTCAGGCAGTTCAGCCGTCGGTGACGCCGAACCAGCCCACCGAACGGACTGTTGTCCGCCCGCGAAACCCAGGTTGGGCCGCACGGACTGCCACTCCCCAGCCAGCGAGCCCATCGGCAACACCTGGCCCGACACCCACGCCAACGGTCCAGCCGCGCCCGCAAACGCAGGCTGAGCGCGGGGTGAGTCCACAGGCAAATCCGCTCCCTCGGATGAATCCGGGGGCCGCGAGCCCTCAACCGGGTCCCACACGCCAAGCCCCGATGGTCCGGCAGCTTCAATCAGCTCCCGCACCCGCCCCCGCACCGAACCCAGTTCACAATCAGGGTCCAGCAATTCGTCGATCCGTTTCACAGCCTGCTGTGACACCGCGCGCGTTTAATCCTGCGCCTGCACCAACGCCTGCGCCCAGGCAGGAGATCCGAACTGCACCGCGCGTAATGGAACAGCCCCGTGCCGTTTCGCCGCGCATGGAAGTTCCCGCACCTCGCGTTTCTCCGCCGCCACAGATGCAATTGGCCCCCCGCCAGGTTGTAACACCTCAGCCGCGCCCCTCCCCGCAACCGCGCCAAGCGCCTCAGACTCAGCCAGGTAACCGAGGTGAGGGGCGGCGCAACCGGTGA